The proteins below are encoded in one region of Bremerella sp. P1:
- a CDS encoding DUF1848 domain-containing protein: MIISASYKNDIPTFYGEWFMNRLRAGYCRMVNPWNRKQISRVSLELEDVDGIIFWTKNIAPFLPNLKEVHELGYRFVVQHTINNYPRALEFSVVDADRSVQHLRKVSETYGPRTCVWRYDTIVMSSLTPADFHRENFSQLCGKLEGVTDEVVVSFAHLYQKTLRNMNWAGEEFGFTWHDPDADEKRALLLELVPIANVHGMQVTVCSQPDLVVPGTNEARCIDAARLEEVSGRTIRVEKRGARKECGCFASKDIGDYDTCPHGCVYCYAVQNRNLAQRRYHEHDPDSEFLYPVPGAPADEPRPDPQRKLFD, translated from the coding sequence ATGATCATCTCCGCCAGTTACAAGAATGATATCCCGACGTTCTACGGTGAGTGGTTCATGAATCGCTTGCGCGCCGGGTATTGCAGGATGGTCAATCCGTGGAACCGAAAACAGATCAGCCGCGTGTCGCTCGAACTCGAGGATGTGGACGGAATCATTTTCTGGACGAAGAACATCGCCCCGTTTCTGCCAAACCTGAAGGAAGTTCACGAGCTCGGGTACCGTTTCGTCGTTCAGCACACGATCAACAATTATCCACGGGCACTGGAGTTCTCTGTGGTCGATGCCGACCGCAGCGTCCAGCACTTGCGCAAGGTTTCGGAAACGTATGGACCACGCACCTGTGTCTGGCGATACGACACGATCGTCATGTCTTCCCTGACACCGGCCGACTTTCACCGTGAGAACTTCTCGCAGCTGTGCGGCAAACTGGAAGGCGTCACTGACGAAGTGGTCGTGTCGTTTGCCCATCTGTATCAGAAGACTCTCCGGAACATGAACTGGGCGGGCGAAGAGTTTGGGTTCACCTGGCATGATCCGGACGCCGACGAGAAACGGGCCCTGTTGTTGGAACTGGTGCCGATCGCCAATGTTCATGGAATGCAGGTGACGGTCTGCTCACAGCCGGATCTGGTCGTGCCCGGGACCAATGAAGCCCGGTGCATCGACGCGGCACGGCTGGAAGAAGTTTCCGGGCGGACTATCCGTGTTGAAAAACGTGGAGCCCGCAAGGAGTGCGGCTGCTTCGCGTCCAAGGACATCGGCGACTATGACACCTGCCCACATGGGTGCGTCTACTGTTACGCGGTGCAAAACCGTAATCTGGCTCAGCGGCGTTACCACGAACATGACCCGGATTCCGAGTTCTTGTACCCAGTGCCGGGAGCGCCGGCGGATGAGCCGCGTCCGGACCCACAACGAAAACTCTTTGACTGA
- a CDS encoding ATP-binding protein: MGNDNNWLWSNKETIPSDTAEGQRLIKELLNQLELAEWAMHDSFGIHLAAEEAIVNAIKHGNKQDPNKSVEVDMRVGKERVMIHITDEGPGFKPEDVPDPTLDENLDVPSGRGVMLIKAYMSEVSYNEKGNSVKMVKTRSA, from the coding sequence ATGGGCAATGACAATAACTGGCTTTGGTCGAACAAGGAAACGATTCCTAGTGATACGGCCGAAGGACAGCGTCTCATCAAAGAACTGCTGAACCAACTCGAGCTTGCCGAGTGGGCCATGCACGATAGCTTCGGTATCCACCTGGCCGCCGAAGAGGCTATCGTCAACGCAATTAAGCACGGAAACAAACAAGATCCGAACAAGTCGGTCGAAGTCGATATGCGCGTCGGAAAAGAACGTGTCATGATCCACATTACCGATGAAGGCCCTGGATTTAAGCCCGAAGATGTTCCCGATCCCACGCTGGACGAAAATCTGGACGTCCCCTCCGGCCGCGGCGTCATGCTGATCAAGGCGTATATGTCGGAAGTCTCGTACAACGAAAAAGGGAACTCAGTCAAAATGGTGAAAACCCGCTCGGCATAG
- a CDS encoding DUF2924 domain-containing protein, translating into MPVNIAKEVAALERMTVRELRLRYAEVFNEETKAGNKAWLIKRIAWRLQSLEEGDISERARQRAAELANDADVRLSPPRAKLKPVTTPDRTTTGTLGDTSDDRLPPPGSILTREYKGHMVQVKVLPKGFEFEGEVYKSLSGVARAITGQHCNGFHFFRLGKESVR; encoded by the coding sequence ATGCCTGTGAATATCGCTAAAGAGGTCGCCGCGCTGGAGCGGATGACCGTTCGCGAGCTGCGTCTGCGGTACGCGGAAGTTTTCAACGAAGAGACGAAGGCCGGCAACAAGGCCTGGTTGATCAAGCGAATCGCTTGGCGGTTGCAATCGCTGGAAGAAGGCGACATTTCCGAGCGAGCCCGGCAGCGGGCGGCCGAACTTGCCAACGACGCCGACGTGCGGTTGTCGCCACCCAGGGCCAAGCTCAAACCTGTGACCACACCGGATCGCACGACGACGGGGACGCTTGGCGACACCAGCGACGATCGACTCCCGCCGCCGGGAAGCATCCTCACCCGTGAATACAAAGGCCACATGGTCCAGGTGAAGGTACTGCCCAAAGGCTTCGAGTTCGAAGGCGAGGTCTACAAGTCGCTCAGCGGCGTGGCCAGGGCGATTACCGGCCAGCACTGCAACGGCTTCCATTTCTTTCGGCTCGGCAAGGAGAGCGTACGATGA
- a CDS encoding competence protein CoiA family protein — MYPTCNGNVIAKCGRVKLHHWAHESPSVT, encoded by the coding sequence ATTTACCCGACCTGCAATGGAAACGTCATCGCGAAATGCGGTCGAGTTAAGCTCCATCATTGGGCACATGAGTCGCCAAGCGTAACATGA
- a CDS encoding recombinase family protein, with translation MTRTRSKRNESHRDVVRCAIYTRKSTEEGLDQEFNTLDAQRESGEAYIVSQRHEGWECLPDRYDDGGFTGGNMDRPALRRLMADIEAGKVDCVIVYKVDRLSRSLLDFARIMETFDRHNVSFVSVTQQFNTSTSMGRLVLNVLLSFAQFEREIISERTRDKIAAARRKGKWSGGMPLLGYNVDPQGSKLVVNETEADRVRAIFNLYSEHQSLLAVVAELDERGWVNKRWTTKKGIERGGKRFTKTSLHKLLTNVTYIGKLRYKDEVHDGEHEAIVSTDVWQRVQSLLSRNGRTGGAAVRNKFGALLKGILHCSACGTAMSPSHSTKNGNKRYRYYVCTNAQKRGWHNCPSKSIPAGEIERFVVEQIRAIGHDPTMVRDTVAQARSLGQSERLGLESELRGVRRDVAHWDAEVRELLPQVEPGDRETPARKRLADLQERIRSGEQRATDIQEQLLALDRTMIDEADVAAALAKFDPVWEALAPREQVRLIDLLIERIDYDGGTGDVSIAFHAAGIRQLADQIETEDAA, from the coding sequence ATGACCAGGACCAGAAGCAAACGCAACGAATCCCATCGCGACGTCGTCCGCTGCGCGATCTACACCCGGAAGTCCACTGAAGAAGGACTCGACCAGGAGTTCAACACGCTCGACGCCCAGCGAGAATCGGGCGAGGCGTACATCGTCAGCCAGCGTCACGAAGGCTGGGAGTGCCTTCCAGATCGCTACGACGACGGCGGGTTTACGGGCGGCAACATGGACCGCCCCGCTCTGCGGCGACTGATGGCGGACATCGAGGCTGGCAAAGTCGACTGCGTGATCGTTTACAAGGTTGACCGGCTATCCCGTAGCCTGCTCGACTTCGCCCGGATCATGGAGACGTTTGATCGCCACAATGTGTCGTTCGTCTCCGTGACCCAGCAGTTCAATACGTCCACATCGATGGGGCGGTTGGTGTTGAACGTACTCTTGTCCTTCGCCCAATTTGAACGGGAGATCATCTCCGAGCGGACGCGCGACAAGATCGCCGCCGCACGTCGCAAGGGCAAATGGTCCGGTGGCATGCCGCTGCTGGGATACAACGTAGATCCGCAGGGTTCAAAGCTTGTGGTCAACGAGACCGAGGCCGACCGCGTGCGAGCGATCTTCAATCTCTACTCCGAACACCAGTCGCTGCTCGCGGTGGTCGCCGAATTGGACGAACGGGGATGGGTCAACAAGCGGTGGACGACCAAGAAGGGAATTGAGCGCGGCGGGAAACGGTTCACCAAGACGAGCCTCCACAAGCTGCTGACCAACGTCACCTACATCGGAAAGCTTCGCTACAAGGACGAAGTCCACGACGGTGAGCACGAGGCGATCGTCAGTACCGACGTGTGGCAACGGGTCCAGTCGCTCCTGAGCCGGAATGGTCGAACGGGCGGAGCGGCGGTGCGGAACAAGTTCGGTGCCTTGCTTAAAGGCATCCTCCATTGTTCTGCGTGCGGGACCGCTATGTCTCCCTCGCATTCGACGAAGAACGGCAACAAGCGGTATCGCTACTACGTCTGCACGAACGCGCAGAAACGCGGCTGGCACAACTGTCCGTCGAAGTCGATTCCCGCGGGCGAGATCGAACGGTTCGTCGTGGAGCAGATCCGGGCCATTGGCCATGACCCTACGATGGTCCGCGACACGGTCGCGCAGGCGCGTTCACTGGGCCAGTCCGAACGATTGGGCCTGGAGTCCGAACTTCGCGGCGTCCGGCGCGACGTGGCGCACTGGGACGCCGAGGTTCGCGAACTGCTCCCGCAGGTTGAACCCGGCGACCGGGAGACGCCGGCCAGGAAGCGACTGGCCGATCTGCAAGAACGCATCCGAAGTGGCGAGCAACGGGCGACGGACATTCAGGAGCAGCTGCTCGCTCTGGATCGCACGATGATTGACGAAGCCGATGTTGCTGCGGCCCTCGCCAAGTTCGATCCGGTGTGGGAGGCACTCGCCCCGCGTGAACAAGTCCGCCTCATTGATCTACTAATTGAACGAATCGATTACGACGGCGGGACAGGCGACGTTTCGATCGCTTTCCACGCTGCCGGTATTCGGCAACTGGCTGACCAAATCGAAACGGAGGACGCGGCATGA
- a CDS encoding STAS domain-containing protein, protein MSDQKRLKVTEVEDVAVVEFKDRKILDDVQIQEIGQEFNDLVEVDKRRSILLNFSHVEFLSSSALGKLISLDKQVKQQDGHLKMSNIRPEIMEVFAITRLNKLFDIKDDVPDALAAFRG, encoded by the coding sequence ATGTCGGACCAAAAGCGCCTCAAAGTAACCGAGGTGGAGGACGTCGCCGTAGTCGAATTCAAGGATCGCAAGATCCTGGATGACGTCCAAATACAAGAAATTGGGCAAGAGTTTAACGACCTGGTCGAGGTCGATAAGAGACGCAGCATTTTGCTGAACTTCTCCCATGTCGAATTCCTATCGAGTTCGGCTTTGGGGAAGCTAATTAGCCTCGACAAGCAGGTTAAACAGCAGGACGGGCATTTGAAGATGAGCAATATTCGCCCGGAGATTATGGAAGTGTTTGCCATAACCCGGCTGAATAAGTTGTTTGATATTAAGGACGACGTTCCCGACGCATTAGCTGCGTTTCGTGGCTAA